A single genomic interval of Trichosurus vulpecula isolate mTriVul1 chromosome 6, mTriVul1.pri, whole genome shotgun sequence harbors:
- the LOC118854377 gene encoding thymosin beta-4-like, giving the protein MSDKTDMAEIQIFNKSKLKKTETQEKNLLPSKETIEQENQAVTS; this is encoded by the coding sequence ATGTCTGACAAAACAGATATGGCTGAAATTCAGATATTCAATAAGTCTAAATTGAAGAAGACAGAAACACAAGAGAAAAACCTTCTGCCTTCAAAAGAAACAATTGAACAGGAGAATCAAGCGGTTACATCGTAA